The DNA sequence AATTCGACAATTCCCTGTCCGTTTGTAGCATAAGCAAACTTGAGCCCAAGGATTTCTGCATAATCCTTCGCTTGCTGAAGACCTTGGCCGGGAGTGACATAAGACGGCTTGGCCTCCACCACAGCTATGGGCATATCAGGGCGGTAACGCAGAATGTAATCGGCGCGCTTGCCAGGCCTTCTCCGCCCCTGCCGGCCAGACACGATGATGCGACCGTCGGTAAAAGTAACTTGCTCGTTAATACGATGCGGCTCGTCATCCCAACCCACAGCTTGCAGCTTGGGAACTATATAACGGCGGCAGGTATCAGCTTCGTTCAAGGGCATAGCTACACATGCCTCCAATCTTGAAGCTTTTGAGGCAGTTTCAGGCTGCCTTGTCTGATCCTCTTGGCGCAGAATGCGTCAAGCTGAGCCTTAGCCAGCTTCGATGGCTTAGCTTGGCCGTTTTCCCATCGATTTACAGTGGCGAAGCTGACGCCTAATTCACGTGCAAGGTCTTCCTGGCTGAGGCCGAGTTGATTGCGAACCTCCTTCACCAGCGTGGGATAATCTCTTTCTTCGGGTGCCATCGACTCATCCTCTGCTTAGTGGGCACGGCGCACCAGGGTTGTCTGTCAATATTGCAAACGTTATAACACTTGAAGACAAGAATCAAGAAAAATCTCAGAGACGTGTTAAGTCTCGCCACCGTAATCACTTCGGCTATGCCTTCTCTTTTGGAAGGGTTTCCACGATGTGGG is a window from the Candidatus Eisenbacteria bacterium genome containing:
- a CDS encoding helix-turn-helix domain-containing protein, which encodes MAPEERDYPTLVKEVRNQLGLSQEDLARELGVSFATVNRWENGQAKPSKLAKAQLDAFCAKRIRQGSLKLPQKLQDWRHV